The Helicobacter sp. MIT 21-1697 genome window below encodes:
- a CDS encoding phage protein GemA/Gp16 family protein: protein MSTEVSLDEIPQGQNEVSLESELSRKRMLCAIHTHPRYKSIKEANAWEVWLEVRYGVDSCKFLNNAELAEVLDIFNYKVPDRDYTQRKGDISAAQRAKIENIMNERGFEREGKINFIVRQLGTFKPIWALNKAEASKVITGLQKIIGER from the coding sequence ATGAGCACTGAAGTTTCTTTAGATGAAATCCCGCAAGGGCAAAACGAAGTTTCTTTAGAAAGTGAATTATCGCGCAAAAGAATGCTATGTGCTATCCATACGCACCCACGATACAAGTCTATCAAGGAAGCTAACGCGTGGGAAGTGTGGTTAGAGGTGCGCTATGGGGTGGATTCTTGTAAGTTCCTTAATAATGCGGAGCTTGCAGAAGTGCTTGATATTTTTAACTACAAAGTGCCTGATAGGGACTATACACAAAGAAAAGGCGACATAAGTGCGGCACAAAGGGCAAAGATTGAGAATATAATGAATGAGCGAGGCTTTGAGCGTGAGGGCAAGATAAACTTTATCGTGCGACAACTTGGGACTTTTAAACCTATATGGGCACTCAACAAAGCAGAAGCAAGCAAGGTCATCACAGGCTTACAAAAGATTATAGGAGAGCGATAA
- a CDS encoding AAA family ATPase, whose translation MLEFLESVTLKEEHLKEKVEFLIQPFLPKKMITTIYADGGNGKSYLSGSIAKQLAKDERVKKVVYIDLDNPLNVLVERGYDRLLLKEPKISYIHRSCFNLKPFELLLKIESEAIGHNYDGYVFVLDSLRNFVDIDNDRSAMALFDIMMNIREAGGSILALHHSNKDGKNFKGSSHIRNSTDIMYRLSRLVGYEGYVSVHLEAQKERAGIESVALGIDCNSLGLHFIESKIAKMNEKQKDFVAKAKEVLMAGECNKTQLLLACGYEKGDKWARETLEHFEGLFWEARAKGKNNALLYRVITTPTTLTTPRKIGTFNEGGENNEH comes from the coding sequence ATGCTAGAGTTTTTAGAATCTGTAACTTTAAAAGAGGAGCATTTGAAAGAAAAGGTGGAGTTTTTAATCCAGCCCTTTTTGCCAAAAAAGATGATTACGACTATTTACGCCGATGGTGGCAATGGCAAAAGCTATTTAAGCGGGAGCATTGCCAAGCAATTAGCCAAAGATGAGCGCGTAAAAAAGGTGGTGTATATTGATTTGGATAATCCTTTAAATGTGCTTGTAGAGCGAGGATATGATAGATTACTCCTTAAAGAGCCAAAGATTTCATATATTCATCGGAGCTGCTTTAATCTCAAACCCTTTGAGCTACTCCTCAAGATAGAGAGTGAGGCGATAGGGCATAATTATGATGGATATGTGTTTGTGTTGGATTCTTTGCGGAATTTTGTAGATATTGATAATGATAGAAGCGCAATGGCTCTTTTTGATATAATGATGAATATACGAGAAGCTGGGGGAAGTATCCTCGCCCTACATCATAGCAATAAAGATGGCAAAAATTTCAAAGGCTCAAGCCATATTAGAAACTCCACAGATATTATGTATCGCTTAAGTCGTCTTGTAGGCTATGAGGGATATGTGAGCGTGCATTTGGAAGCGCAAAAAGAACGTGCGGGGATAGAATCTGTGGCTTTGGGGATTGATTGCAACTCTTTAGGGCTGCATTTTATAGAGAGCAAAATCGCTAAGATGAATGAGAAACAAAAAGATTTTGTGGCAAAAGCAAAAGAAGTGCTTATGGCAGGAGAGTGCAATAAAACACAGCTTCTCTTAGCGTGTGGATATGAAAAAGGCGATAAATGGGCAAGAGAGACGCTAGAACACTTTGAGGGGTTGTTTTGGGAGGCAAGGGCAAAAGGAAAAAATAATGCACTTCTTTATCGTGTGATTACAACACCTACAACACTTACAACACCGCGTAAAATAGGGACTTTTAACGAGGGAGGAGAAAATAATGAGCACTGA
- a CDS encoding AAA family ATPase, whose protein sequence is MTKCNLNQVREELEVFLDMQNVSQAALARALGISAASISTFRKSEYKGNNEELGRKIKLYLDDYANKNKANAKKEKVQVYESYDKQMADFVINEAIADKEIAIITGVAGSGKSTIAKEYALTHPNAILIEATLHTSARVLLDELSERLHLTGGRNLHEKVLLIAKELKRRDVVILIDEAEHLSVRALEDLRRIWDFSNVPLVLFGTEILLKNLMGKNGELRQLYSRIGGKWNMKGLAREECERLFAQGIYPYTKGNFRSSSKLYRRACRLAQLHNVQLDKDIIAQACAMIIL, encoded by the coding sequence ATGACAAAATGTAATTTAAATCAAGTGCGAGAGGAATTAGAGGTATTTTTAGATATGCAAAATGTCTCTCAAGCTGCTCTAGCAAGAGCTTTGGGCATTAGTGCAGCGAGCATTTCTACCTTTCGTAAAAGCGAATATAAAGGCAATAATGAGGAGCTAGGGCGCAAAATCAAGCTGTATTTAGATGATTATGCGAATAAAAACAAGGCAAATGCGAAAAAAGAAAAGGTGCAAGTGTATGAGAGCTATGATAAGCAAATGGCGGATTTTGTCATCAATGAGGCGATAGCAGATAAAGAGATAGCTATCATCACAGGTGTGGCAGGAAGCGGTAAAAGCACGATTGCCAAAGAGTATGCGCTCACCCACCCTAATGCGATTTTGATTGAAGCGACTTTGCATACAAGCGCAAGAGTGCTGCTTGATGAGCTAAGTGAGAGATTACATCTTACAGGCGGGAGAAATCTGCACGAAAAAGTGCTCCTTATAGCCAAAGAACTTAAAAGGCGCGATGTCGTCATACTCATTGATGAGGCGGAGCATTTGAGTGTGAGGGCATTAGAGGATTTACGCAGAATTTGGGATTTTAGCAATGTGCCCCTTGTGCTTTTTGGGACAGAGATTCTCTTAAAGAATCTAATGGGTAAAAATGGCGAGTTGCGACAGCTCTACTCACGTATAGGTGGCAAATGGAATATGAAAGGTTTAGCGCGTGAAGAATGCGAGAGGCTCTTTGCACAGGGCATTTATCCCTACACAAAGGGTAATTTTAGGAGCAGTTCAAAGCTTTATAGGAGAGCGTGCAGGCTTGCGCAGCTTCATAATGTCCAGCTAGATAAAGATATTATTGCACAAGCTTGTGCGATGATTATTTTGTAA
- a CDS encoding host-nuclease inhibitor Gam family protein — MELKSFEDVDMGLKRLCEIEVAIAHIEGEVTLACNKIKEEHKPQVESLSNEANFIRAEIENFCESHKADFADKRSKELVFGTIGYRLSKSVNVPRVKSKVESLIAAIKSFGLRECLIYEEKPNKEALAELDDSSLVKLGLKRVVKDNFRIEPKIEALEH, encoded by the coding sequence ATGGAATTAAAGAGCTTTGAAGATGTGGATATGGGACTAAAAAGGTTGTGTGAGATTGAAGTGGCGATTGCTCATATTGAGGGTGAGGTAACACTTGCTTGTAATAAGATAAAAGAGGAGCATAAGCCTCAAGTAGAATCTTTAAGCAATGAGGCAAACTTTATCCGCGCGGAGATTGAGAATTTTTGCGAGAGCCACAAGGCAGACTTTGCGGATAAAAGAAGCAAGGAGTTAGTCTTTGGCACAATAGGCTATCGCTTAAGCAAGTCAGTGAATGTGCCGCGCGTGAAGTCAAAAGTAGAATCTTTAATCGCTGCGATTAAAAGCTTTGGTCTAAGAGAATGCCTCATATATGAGGAAAAGCCTAATAAAGAGGCTTTGGCAGAGCTAGATGATAGCTCGTTAGTCAAGCTTGGATTAAAACGCGTGGTAAAGGATAATTTCCGCATTGAGCCAAAGATTGAGGCATTAGAACATTAA